From Pulveribacter suum, a single genomic window includes:
- a CDS encoding acyl-CoA thioesterase — MTDTAHVHHELPSDKELVLKVIPMPADTNSNGDIFGGWVMAQVDLAGSVLPARLIQGRMATVAVNEFIFKQPVRVGDLLSFFAEVTRVGNTSMTVQVEVYAERIRTQGRYAKVTEAKLTYVAIDENGRPRPIAPAVQA, encoded by the coding sequence ATGACCGATACCGCACACGTCCACCACGAACTGCCCAGCGACAAGGAGCTGGTGCTCAAGGTGATCCCCATGCCCGCCGACACCAACAGCAACGGCGACATCTTCGGCGGCTGGGTCATGGCGCAGGTGGACCTGGCCGGCTCGGTGCTGCCCGCGCGGCTGATCCAGGGCCGCATGGCCACCGTGGCCGTCAACGAGTTCATCTTCAAGCAGCCGGTGCGCGTGGGCGACCTGCTGTCGTTCTTCGCCGAGGTCACGCGCGTGGGCAACACCTCCATGACGGTGCAGGTGGAGGTCTATGCCGAGCGCATCCGCACCCAGGGCCGCTATGCCAAGGTGACCGAGGCCAAACTGACCTACGTGGCCATCGACGAGAACGGGCGCCCGCGCCCCATTGCCCCGGCAGTGCAGGCCTGA
- a CDS encoding ABCB family ABC transporter ATP-binding protein/permease, translating into MRRFGPDSASPPAAADPAASRTDWATLARLLPYLWQYKWRVAAAVAFMVAAKVANVGVPLLLKELIDAMTVPLGSSAALLVVPVGLVAAYGLLRLGNSLFNELRELVFAKATHGAARSIALKTFEHLHALSLRFHLERQTGGMTRDIERGVRGIESLVSFALFNIAATLVEVLLVLTVLATRFDAWFAGITLAALVLYIGWTVWVTEWRIQFRRQANQFDSAAHSKAIDSLLNYETVKYFNNESFEARRYDESLEQLRLAQLKSRSTLSLLNTGQQVIIAAGLVAMLWRATEGVAAGRMTLGDLVMVNAFMIQIYIPLNFLGVVYREIKQNLTDLDKMFTLMDRHQEVADAPGAAPLALSGPPAVRFEDVHFAYEPARPILQGVSFEIPAGQTVAVVGPSGAGKSTLSRLLFRFYDIQQGRIVIAGQDIRGVTQQSLRRAIGIVPQDTVLFNDTVAYNIAYGQTDATQQEVEQAARAARIHDFIAAQPRGYETMVGERGLKLSGGEKQRVAIARTLLKNPPLLIFDEATSALDSANERAIQAELRAVAQGKTTLVIAHRLSTVVDAHQILVMDAGRIVERGTHSQLLAAGGRYAQMWALQHRSEVPNSA; encoded by the coding sequence ATGCGCCGCTTCGGCCCCGATTCCGCTTCTCCTCCTGCCGCCGCCGATCCGGCCGCCTCCCGTACCGACTGGGCGACGCTCGCGCGCCTGCTGCCCTACCTGTGGCAATACAAGTGGCGCGTGGCGGCTGCCGTCGCCTTCATGGTGGCGGCCAAGGTGGCCAATGTGGGTGTGCCGCTGCTGCTGAAGGAGCTGATCGACGCCATGACGGTGCCGCTGGGCAGCAGTGCCGCGCTGCTGGTGGTGCCCGTCGGCCTGGTGGCGGCCTACGGCCTGCTGCGCCTGGGCAATTCGCTGTTCAACGAGCTGCGCGAGCTGGTCTTTGCCAAGGCCACGCACGGGGCGGCGCGTTCCATCGCGCTCAAGACGTTCGAGCACCTGCATGCCCTCTCCCTGCGCTTTCACCTGGAGCGCCAGACCGGCGGCATGACGCGCGACATCGAGCGCGGCGTGCGCGGCATCGAGTCGCTGGTGTCGTTTGCGCTGTTCAACATCGCCGCCACGCTGGTGGAAGTGCTCTTGGTGCTCACCGTGCTGGCCACGCGCTTCGATGCGTGGTTTGCCGGCATCACGCTGGCCGCGCTGGTGCTGTACATCGGCTGGACGGTCTGGGTGACGGAGTGGCGCATCCAGTTTCGCCGCCAGGCCAACCAGTTCGACTCGGCCGCGCACAGCAAGGCCATCGATTCGCTCTTGAACTACGAGACCGTCAAGTACTTCAACAACGAGAGCTTCGAGGCGCGCCGCTATGACGAAAGCCTGGAGCAGCTGCGCCTGGCGCAGCTGAAAAGCCGCAGCACGCTTTCCCTGCTCAACACCGGCCAGCAGGTGATCATCGCCGCGGGCCTGGTGGCCATGCTGTGGCGCGCCACCGAGGGCGTGGCCGCCGGGCGCATGACGCTGGGCGACCTGGTCATGGTCAACGCCTTCATGATCCAGATCTACATCCCGCTGAACTTCCTGGGCGTGGTCTATCGCGAGATCAAGCAGAACCTGACCGACCTGGACAAGATGTTCACGCTGATGGACCGCCACCAGGAGGTGGCCGACGCGCCGGGTGCTGCGCCGCTGGCGCTGTCGGGTCCACCGGCCGTGCGTTTCGAGGACGTGCACTTTGCCTACGAGCCGGCGCGGCCCATCCTGCAGGGCGTGAGCTTTGAGATCCCGGCCGGGCAGACGGTGGCCGTGGTCGGGCCGTCCGGCGCGGGCAAGAGCACGCTCAGCCGGCTGCTGTTTCGCTTCTATGACATCCAGCAGGGGCGCATCGTCATCGCCGGCCAGGACATCCGGGGCGTGACGCAGCAGTCGCTGCGCCGCGCCATCGGCATCGTGCCGCAGGACACCGTGCTGTTCAACGACACGGTGGCCTACAACATCGCCTACGGCCAGACCGATGCGACGCAGCAGGAGGTGGAGCAGGCCGCGCGCGCGGCGCGCATCCATGACTTCATCGCCGCCCAGCCCCGGGGCTACGAGACCATGGTGGGCGAGCGGGGCCTGAAACTGTCGGGCGGCGAGAAGCAGCGCGTGGCGATTGCCCGCACGCTGCTGAAGAACCCGCCCCTGCTGATATTCGACGAGGCCACCAGCGCGCTGGATTCGGCCAACGAGCGTGCCATCCAGGCCGAGCTGCGCGCCGTGGCGCAGGGCAAGACCACCCTGGTGATCGCCCACCGCCTGTCCACCGTGGTGGACGCGCACCAGATCCTGGTCATGGACGCGGGCCGCATCGTCGAGCGCGGCACGCACAGCCAGCTGCTGGCCGCAGGCGGGCGCTATGCGCAGATGTGGGCGCTGCAGCACCGCAGCGAGGTGCCGAATTCGGCATGA
- a CDS encoding bactofilin family protein, whose amino-acid sequence MAVQNPFFGKRDSNSDSFSTRQPSSVLGGTTTRPATSAASTAAPSMASHSSAPASMSSASAEADSSTTSTGGSKLTVGPNIKLKGVEITDCDTLVVEGTVEATMDSRVIHIAEQGAFRGCAEIDIAEIHGQFDGQLTVREKLVIFGSGRVSGKIRYGKLVIEEGGQLSGEIECALGSSAAASRSAAAASSHTSAAAGSPSTSSATQALAVA is encoded by the coding sequence ATGGCCGTGCAAAACCCCTTCTTTGGCAAGCGAGATAGCAACAGCGACAGCTTCTCCACCCGTCAGCCCTCTTCGGTGCTGGGTGGCACCACCACCCGGCCGGCCACCAGCGCCGCCTCCACCGCAGCACCCTCCATGGCCAGCCACTCCAGCGCCCCAGCGTCCATGTCCTCCGCTTCCGCCGAGGCCGACAGCTCCACCACCTCCACGGGGGGCAGCAAGCTCACCGTTGGACCCAACATCAAGCTCAAGGGGGTGGAGATCACCGACTGCGACACGCTGGTGGTGGAGGGCACGGTGGAGGCCACCATGGATTCGCGCGTGATCCACATCGCCGAGCAGGGCGCCTTTCGCGGCTGCGCCGAGATCGACATCGCCGAGATTCACGGCCAGTTCGACGGCCAGCTGACGGTGCGCGAGAAGCTGGTCATCTTTGGCTCGGGCCGCGTCAGCGGCAAGATCCGCTACGGCAAGCTCGTGATCGAAGAGGGCGGCCAGCTCAGCGGCGAGATCGAGTGCGCCCTGGGCAGCAGCGCCGCCGCGTCGCGTTCGGCCGCGGCCGCCAGCTCGCACACCAGCGCCGCCGCCGGCAGCCCCAGCACCAGCTCCGCCACGCAGGCCCTGGCAGTGGCCTGA